Proteins encoded together in one Desulfuromonadales bacterium window:
- the purM gene encoding phosphoribosylformylglycinamidine cyclo-ligase, producing the protein MGQNNKVTYKDAGVDIDAGNRFVQMIKPLVKATTRPEVLTDIGGFGGLFSLNAGKYEKPTLVASTDGVGTKLKVAFLADKHDTVGIDLVAMCVNDIVVQGAEPLFFLDYLATGKLAPEKAVEIVRGISEGCVQAGCALIGGETAEMPGMYADGEYDLAGFTVGVVDNSKIIDGSSVTVGDRLIGIGSCGLHSNGYSLARKVFFDRMGLSVDSAVDGLERTLGEELLIPTRIYVKTILNVLRDFQIKGMAHITGGGLVENVPRVLPKHCRAMIEKNSWKKPAIFEILREAGNIDEIEMYRTFNYGIGMVLIVSEQEADDVMVRLSGLKETAFLIGEIAKCADEEEGVLLV; encoded by the coding sequence TTGGGCCAAAACAATAAAGTCACCTATAAGGATGCCGGTGTCGACATCGATGCCGGCAATCGTTTTGTCCAGATGATCAAGCCCCTGGTCAAAGCCACCACCCGTCCGGAGGTCCTGACCGATATCGGCGGTTTCGGCGGACTTTTTTCTCTAAATGCCGGCAAGTACGAAAAACCGACCCTGGTCGCTTCTACCGATGGCGTCGGCACCAAGCTCAAGGTCGCCTTTCTTGCCGACAAGCACGACACGGTAGGCATCGACCTGGTTGCGATGTGTGTCAACGACATCGTCGTCCAAGGTGCCGAACCCCTCTTCTTTCTTGACTATCTGGCCACCGGCAAGCTCGCACCGGAAAAGGCTGTCGAGATCGTACGGGGGATCTCCGAGGGTTGTGTTCAGGCCGGCTGCGCACTGATCGGGGGCGAGACGGCGGAAATGCCCGGCATGTACGCGGATGGCGAATACGATCTGGCTGGCTTCACGGTCGGCGTGGTAGACAACAGCAAGATTATCGACGGCTCCTCCGTCACGGTCGGCGACCGCTTGATCGGCATCGGTTCCTGCGGTCTGCACTCCAACGGCTACTCCCTGGCCCGCAAAGTCTTCTTCGACCGGATGGGCCTCTCCGTTGACTCCGCCGTCGACGGATTGGAGCGCACACTCGGCGAGGAACTGCTCATCCCGACCAGGATCTATGTCAAGACCATTCTCAACGTGCTGCGCGATTTCCAGATCAAAGGAATGGCGCACATCACCGGCGGCGGCCTGGTTGAAAATGTTCCGCGCGTGCTGCCCAAGCACTGCCGAGCCATGATTGAGAAAAACAGCTGGAAGAAACCGGCCATTTTCGAAATTCTGCGCGAGGCAGGCAACATCGACGAAATCGAGATGTACCGGACATTCAACTACGGCATCGGCATGGTCCTTATCGTCTCCGAACAGGAGGCCGACGATGTCATGGTGCGATTGAGCGGACTCAAGGAGACCGCGTTCCTGAT
- a CDS encoding dihydroorotate dehydrogenase electron transfer subunit, with the protein MKNYKTMVLSNQEISPGYYRMRILAPGIGATARPGQFIMFRVQLSMPSMLRRPFGIFRTGFLAPDCDGLPPREYLEILYKVVGQGTGIMSELHAGDRVEVLAPLGKGFDPGNPAEEKILVGGGIGLVPLFMLASELVKTGSVRLLMGGRTRDDILAVTEFERLGVETYVSTDDGSLGEEGLVTQVLIRKLDKYPHASVYACGPMPMLEAVQLICAARSVPLQISLEALMACGVGACLGCVVKGAGHSEQNPRYLCSCKEGPVFRSEQLDWSRLGEETGYCEGCKI; encoded by the coding sequence ATGAAAAACTACAAGACCATGGTCCTGTCCAACCAGGAAATCTCGCCCGGGTATTACCGGATGCGGATTCTGGCGCCGGGCATCGGGGCGACGGCACGGCCGGGACAGTTCATCATGTTTCGGGTGCAGTTGTCCATGCCATCCATGTTGCGGCGCCCTTTCGGTATTTTCCGGACCGGCTTCCTTGCACCCGATTGTGACGGGTTGCCGCCAAGGGAGTATCTGGAGATCCTCTACAAGGTCGTCGGGCAGGGGACCGGCATCATGAGCGAACTGCACGCGGGGGACCGGGTCGAGGTGCTGGCCCCCCTCGGCAAAGGGTTCGATCCCGGCAATCCGGCCGAAGAAAAAATCCTGGTCGGTGGCGGGATCGGGCTCGTTCCTCTCTTCATGCTGGCCAGCGAACTGGTGAAGACCGGCAGCGTCCGTCTGCTGATGGGCGGCCGCACTCGGGACGATATCCTTGCCGTCACCGAGTTCGAGCGTCTCGGCGTCGAGACCTATGTCTCCACCGATGATGGCAGCCTCGGCGAGGAGGGCCTGGTCACCCAGGTTCTGATTCGCAAGCTCGACAAATATCCGCACGCCTCCGTCTATGCCTGTGGGCCTATGCCGATGCTCGAGGCGGTGCAGTTGATCTGCGCTGCCCGCAGCGTGCCCCTGCAGATCTCCCTCGAGGCGCTGATGGCCTGCGGCGTCGGTGCCTGCCTGGGGTGTGTGGTCAAGGGAGCGGGTCACAGCGAGCAGAACCCCCGCTATCTCTGCAGCTGCAAGGAGGGGCCGGTATTTCGGTCCGAACAGCTTGACTGGAGCAGGCTGGGAGAGGAAACCGGATATTGCGAGGGGTGCAAGATATGA
- the rimI gene encoding ribosomal protein S18-alanine N-acetyltransferase → MSDLEQVVAVERLCHEHPWSPELFQRELANPISTIDLFWFGESLAGFLCSWVVGGELEILDVATAPAFRRRGVAAALMRHVFVRARRQGIESAFLEVRIGNTGAIDLYHRFGFSVVGRRSRYYADGEDALLMQRRE, encoded by the coding sequence ATGAGCGACCTGGAGCAGGTCGTCGCCGTCGAGAGGCTGTGCCATGAACATCCATGGTCTCCGGAGCTTTTTCAGCGGGAGTTGGCGAACCCGATTTCCACGATCGACCTGTTCTGGTTCGGCGAATCGCTGGCTGGGTTCCTCTGCTCCTGGGTGGTAGGTGGTGAACTGGAAATTCTCGATGTCGCCACTGCCCCGGCTTTTCGCCGCCGCGGCGTCGCGGCCGCCTTGATGCGGCATGTCTTCGTACGTGCCCGCCGTCAGGGGATCGAATCGGCTTTTCTGGAGGTTCGTATTGGCAATACCGGAGCAATCGATCTCTATCACAGGTTTGGCTTTTCCGTCGTTGGCAGGCGCTCCCGTTACTATGCCGACGGTGAGGACGCCTTGCTGATGCAACGGCGAGAATGA